The following are encoded together in the Triticum dicoccoides isolate Atlit2015 ecotype Zavitan chromosome 6B, WEW_v2.0, whole genome shotgun sequence genome:
- the LOC119323222 gene encoding uncharacterized protein LOC119323222: MRVASRVVVLVRDAAGYGAALADALRPSPGLTRVSSPFDLPLDKYGLNGEKASGELVSFSDSSGSPQVSFFVLPDYRPPVAACAMNEILALISSEAPSIQPVLIVPFITRPSGCFHGMVNATKTGQLTTLHAAEIGASNEFTHLLVDGTIKPPPSLQIRSEPIQCLLEIVRVLKIPTVLLVTSGGQHQGKSSSDSDLEVLQCVGDHVAKHINLEFSKETVIETGVEKSASIQEPWRELYL; the protein is encoded by the exons ATGCGGGTAGCCTCCAGGGTGGTCGTCCTCGTCCGAGACGCCGCGGGCTACGGCGCAGCCCTCGCTGACGCGCTCCGGCCGTCGCCGGGGCTCACGAG GGTTTCCTCGCCCTTCGATCTCCCTCTCGATAAGTACGGCCTCAACGGAGAAAAGGCCTCCGGCGAGCTCGTTAGCTTCTCTGACTCCAGTGGCTCTCCTCAG GTGTCGTTTTTTGTTCTGCCTGACTATAGGCCTCCTGTTGCTGCATGTGCTATGAATGAGATTTTAGCATTGATTTCTTCTGAAGCTCCCTCCATCCAGCCAGTTCTGATTGTACCATTCATCACAAGACCATCAGGCTGCTTCCATGGAATGGTTAATGCAACAAAAACTGGGCAGTTAACTACACTTCATGCTGCTGAAATAGGGGCATCAAATGAGTTTACTCACTTGTTGGTTGACGGAACTATTAAACCTCCGCCATCTTTGCAAATACGTAGtgaaccaatacaatgcttgctggaAATAGTGCGGGTATTGAAGATACCCACAGTTCTTCTTGTCACATCAGGTGGGCAGCACCAAGGCAAAAGTTCTTCAGACTCTGACCTTGAG GTGCTGCAGTGCGTGGGAGATCACGTAGCCAAGCACATCAACTTGGAGTTCTCCAAAGAAACTGTCATTGAGACAGGGGTTGAGAAATCAGCGAGCATTCAAGAACCCTGGCGTGAACTGTATCTGTGA